In Paraconexibacter algicola, the following proteins share a genomic window:
- a CDS encoding glycosyltransferase family 2 protein, which produces MRTTAVVPAWNGRGWLPGLLASIDAQERPFDELVIVDNGSRDGTADWLAATRPDVVVLREDRNRGFAAAANRGIAVAHGERIALLNTDVELAPDWHARLADRLDGDPRLASVASKLVRLDDPGTVDDAGDRLRRDGVCEQRGAGRPDDGRFDVPGEVFSACAGAALYRRDAVLAVGGFDERLFSYLEDVELGLRLALAGWRCGYEPAVARHAGGGSSGQLARPVSGWVARNTLLLVARAWPWRWAGPVVYRQLAWTLHAARERRLRAHLGGLASALPLLGVMLRERAALRRVAVRRIEDVVAPVPWRGPTAGGHPDSPE; this is translated from the coding sequence GTGAGGACGACCGCGGTCGTCCCCGCCTGGAACGGTCGCGGCTGGCTGCCCGGCCTGCTCGCGTCGATCGACGCCCAGGAGCGGCCGTTCGACGAGCTCGTGATCGTCGACAACGGCTCCCGTGACGGGACCGCCGACTGGCTCGCCGCCACCCGACCGGACGTCGTCGTGCTGCGCGAGGACCGCAACCGCGGCTTCGCGGCCGCCGCCAACCGGGGGATCGCCGTCGCCCACGGGGAGCGCATCGCCCTGTTGAACACTGACGTCGAGCTCGCCCCCGACTGGCACGCCCGCCTGGCCGACCGGCTCGACGGCGACCCGCGGCTGGCGAGCGTCGCGTCGAAGCTCGTGCGCCTGGACGACCCCGGGACCGTCGACGACGCCGGCGACCGGCTGCGCCGCGACGGGGTCTGCGAGCAGCGCGGCGCCGGACGCCCGGACGATGGTCGCTTCGACGTCCCCGGCGAGGTCTTCAGCGCCTGCGCGGGCGCCGCCCTGTACCGCCGCGACGCGGTGCTCGCGGTCGGGGGCTTCGACGAGCGGCTGTTCTCCTACCTCGAGGACGTCGAGCTCGGGCTGCGCCTGGCGCTCGCCGGCTGGCGCTGCGGCTACGAGCCCGCCGTCGCCCGCCACGCGGGTGGGGGCTCCAGCGGGCAGCTCGCGCGCCCGGTGAGCGGCTGGGTGGCCCGCAACACGCTGCTGCTCGTCGCCCGCGCGTGGCCGTGGCGGTGGGCGGGACCGGTCGTCTACCGGCAGCTCGCCTGGACGCTGCACGCGGCCCGCGAGCGCCGTTTGCGCGCCCACCTCGGCGGGCTCGCCTCGGCGCTGCCGCTGCTGGGGGTGATGCTCCGCGAGCGGGCCGCGCTGCGCCGGGTCGCGGTGCGCCGGATCGAGGACGTCGTGGCGCCCGTCCCGTGGCGCGGCCCGACCGCCGGCGGCCATCCGGACAGCCCGGAGTGA
- a CDS encoding glycosyltransferase produces the protein MHDFLLDARGAERVFAVLCDLYPDADLFTAVYDERGTRGRFARRRVTTSWLQRLRPTARWFRALLPLYPAAVEGLDLRGYDLVVSSSSAWAHGVIPDEGAVHVCYCHNPFRYAWNAREETLGARGPIGRAVLGTVLARWRQWDWIAAQRVDTYVANSPTTRLRIARYLGREAVVVAPPVQTARFAPGPVGDRYVVLSQLMPHKRIDLAVRAFSQMGLPLTVIGQGPDLRRLRRLAGPTVEVVGHLPDAEVARRLSAARALVVTATEEFGIAAVEAQAAGRPVIALRAGGVRDTVIEGRTGTFYDEPTVASLCAAVRRFDPLSVDPDACVQNARRFDVAVFRAAFAATVEAAIRDARDAPVPARRPPAADRPRARGRRPGPGARRS, from the coding sequence GTGCACGACTTCCTGCTCGACGCCCGCGGCGCCGAGCGCGTCTTCGCGGTCCTCTGCGACCTCTATCCGGACGCCGACCTCTTCACCGCCGTCTACGACGAGCGCGGCACGCGCGGCCGCTTCGCCCGCCGCCGCGTGACCACCAGTTGGCTGCAGCGGCTGCGCCCGACCGCGCGCTGGTTCCGGGCGCTGCTGCCGCTCTACCCGGCCGCGGTCGAGGGCCTCGACCTGCGCGGCTACGACCTCGTCGTGTCGAGCTCGAGCGCCTGGGCGCACGGCGTCATCCCCGACGAGGGCGCCGTCCACGTCTGCTATTGCCACAACCCGTTCCGGTACGCGTGGAACGCCCGCGAGGAGACGCTCGGCGCCCGCGGGCCGATCGGGCGCGCCGTGCTGGGCACGGTGCTCGCCCGATGGCGCCAGTGGGACTGGATCGCCGCGCAGCGCGTCGACACGTACGTCGCGAACTCGCCGACGACGCGCCTGCGGATCGCCCGCTACCTCGGACGCGAGGCGGTCGTGGTCGCGCCCCCGGTGCAGACCGCCCGGTTCGCGCCCGGCCCCGTCGGCGACCGCTACGTCGTGCTCTCGCAGCTGATGCCGCACAAGCGGATCGACCTCGCGGTCCGCGCGTTCTCGCAGATGGGGCTGCCGCTGACCGTCATCGGCCAGGGCCCGGACCTGCGCCGCCTGCGCCGGCTCGCCGGCCCGACCGTCGAGGTCGTCGGGCACCTCCCGGACGCCGAGGTCGCCCGGCGGCTGTCCGCTGCCCGGGCGCTCGTCGTCACCGCGACCGAGGAGTTCGGGATCGCGGCGGTCGAGGCGCAGGCCGCCGGACGGCCGGTGATCGCGCTGCGCGCCGGCGGCGTGCGCGACACCGTGATCGAGGGCCGCACGGGCACGTTCTACGACGAGCCGACGGTCGCGTCGCTGTGCGCCGCGGTGCGGCGCTTCGACCCGCTCTCCGTCGACCCCGACGCGTGCGTGCAGAACGCCCGGCGGTTCGACGTCGCGGTCTTCCGCGCCGCGTTCGCCGCGACGGTCGAGGCCGCGATCCGCGACGCGCGCGACGCCCCGGTCCCCGCGCGCCGCCCGCCGGCGGCCGACCGGCCGCGCGCCCGCGGTCGCCGCCCCGGCCCCGGCGCGCGGCGGTCGTGA
- a CDS encoding glycosyltransferase family 4 protein, with protein MRVGVDARALAGHRGVGRYARALLDAMATAFPQDEHHVVAHGAGTPSPGRTIVHRTRLPRRAAYATAALTGRPRLDRLLGGNLDVVWLPAPAPVAVTAGVPVVLTVHDLSFWERPGDFTRYERAWHVLARPDRLVARADRLLADSAATRDALLARRPGLADRVVVVQPGVAAPAAPPPGPVRDRPFLLWVGALEPRKAPDVLAQAWALARAGGLDAELVVVGEGRRPIRGPGVVALGRVDDRTLAGLYRDALALVAPSWLEGFGFPPLEAALLGTPSVLSDLAVHRETLPDAALHVAPGDPRALADALVRIAADAALREDLAVRARAAADRLTWEAAARATRAALADAAGASR; from the coding sequence ATGAGGGTCGGCGTCGACGCCCGCGCGCTGGCCGGACACCGGGGCGTCGGGCGCTACGCCCGCGCGCTGCTGGACGCGATGGCCACGGCGTTCCCGCAGGACGAGCACCACGTCGTCGCCCACGGGGCGGGCACCCCGTCGCCGGGTCGGACGATCGTCCACCGCACGCGGCTGCCGCGTCGGGCGGCCTACGCGACGGCGGCGCTCACCGGGCGCCCGCGCCTGGACCGCCTGCTCGGCGGCAACCTCGACGTGGTGTGGCTCCCCGCCCCCGCCCCGGTCGCCGTCACCGCCGGCGTCCCGGTCGTCCTGACCGTCCACGACCTGTCGTTCTGGGAGCGTCCCGGCGACTTCACCCGCTACGAGCGGGCCTGGCACGTGCTCGCGCGTCCCGACCGGCTCGTCGCGCGCGCCGACCGGCTGCTGGCCGACAGCGCCGCCACCCGGGACGCGCTGCTGGCCCGCCGCCCCGGGCTCGCCGACCGGGTGGTGGTCGTGCAACCGGGCGTCGCCGCCCCGGCGGCTCCCCCGCCCGGGCCGGTGCGCGACCGGCCGTTCCTGCTGTGGGTCGGGGCGCTCGAGCCCCGCAAGGCCCCCGACGTCCTGGCGCAGGCCTGGGCACTCGCCCGCGCGGGCGGGCTGGACGCCGAGCTCGTCGTCGTCGGCGAGGGCCGCCGGCCGATCCGCGGCCCGGGCGTCGTCGCGCTCGGCCGGGTCGACGACCGGACGCTCGCGGGCCTCTACCGGGACGCGCTCGCGCTCGTCGCGCCCTCGTGGCTGGAGGGCTTCGGCTTCCCGCCGCTGGAGGCGGCCCTCCTGGGGACGCCGTCGGTGCTGAGCGACCTGGCCGTGCACCGCGAGACGCTGCCCGACGCCGCGCTGCACGTCGCACCGGGGGACCCGCGCGCGCTCGCCGACGCGCTCGTGCGGATCGCGGCCGACGCCGCGCTGCGCGAGGACCTCGCCGTCCGGGCGCGCGCGGCGGCCGACCGGCTGACCTGGGAGGCGGCGGCCCGCGCCACGCGCGCCGCGCTCGCCGACGCCGCGGGGGCGTCGCGGTGA
- a CDS encoding glycosyltransferase family 2 protein → MSVTLVVVLHDSAAPLERLLASLEAHAGPLAPQLVCVDSGSRDGGAGVALARAHGAEVLVLDGNPGFGTANVAGLARARHPVTVLLNPDVELLDDRALPALVAHAAGHDALHVPRLLTPAGTVEDSAHPRPGSPGHALLALAHPPLLPRRLREAAQPWRADRPRTVGWAIAACVAARTTTLRELGPFDPAAFLFFEDLDLCLHAAATGRPTVLHPDLALRHAGRHSTGPAFGGEPVALLARRRRHVVATRLGARGLRRDDRLQAATFATRLLAARLRPGADATLVRARRDALRAARRAAPDARAVLAADPAQNRPS, encoded by the coding sequence GTGAGCGTCACGCTCGTCGTCGTGCTGCACGACAGCGCCGCGCCGCTGGAGCGGCTGCTGGCGTCCCTGGAGGCGCACGCGGGGCCGCTCGCGCCGCAGCTCGTCTGCGTGGACAGCGGCTCGCGCGACGGCGGGGCCGGGGTCGCGCTGGCCCGGGCGCACGGCGCGGAGGTGCTCGTGCTCGACGGCAACCCGGGCTTCGGGACGGCGAACGTCGCCGGGCTCGCCCGCGCCCGGCACCCGGTGACCGTGCTGCTGAACCCCGACGTCGAGCTGCTCGACGACCGCGCGCTCCCCGCGCTCGTCGCCCACGCGGCGGGGCACGACGCGCTGCACGTGCCACGCCTGCTGACGCCCGCGGGCACGGTCGAGGACAGCGCCCATCCGCGGCCGGGGTCGCCCGGCCACGCGCTGCTGGCGCTGGCGCACCCGCCGCTGCTGCCGCGGCGGCTGCGCGAGGCCGCACAGCCCTGGCGGGCCGACCGTCCACGGACCGTCGGCTGGGCGATCGCCGCGTGCGTGGCCGCGCGGACCACGACGCTGCGTGAGCTCGGACCGTTCGACCCGGCCGCGTTCCTGTTCTTCGAGGACCTCGACCTCTGCCTGCACGCGGCCGCGACGGGCCGGCCGACGGTCCTGCACCCGGACCTCGCGCTGCGGCACGCCGGACGCCACAGCACGGGACCCGCGTTCGGCGGCGAGCCGGTCGCGCTGCTGGCCCGACGGCGCCGCCACGTGGTCGCCACCCGGCTCGGCGCCCGCGGCCTGCGACGCGACGACCGGCTGCAGGCGGCGACGTTCGCGACCCGGCTGCTGGCGGCCCGCCTGCGCCCGGGCGCGGACGCGACGCTCGTGCGCGCCCGCCGCGACGCGTTGCGCGCGGCGCGCCGCGCCGCGCCGGACGCGCGCGCCGTGCTCGCGGCGGACCCGGCTCAGAACAGGCCGAGCTGA
- a CDS encoding uracil-DNA glycosylase translates to MSSPDERRDAIAQAAARARGCGRCPQLAATRTQVVFGSGDPDADLLVVADAPGREEDERGVSLLGRPRRVLDELLRETGIDPAAVWTTTALLCRPPDNRDPAPAELERCRAHLLAQVELVAPRVVCTLGTVATRVVRGVAEPILRVHGRTEVVELAGRRVRVLPVLHPAAALYRPQTLELLRRDLARLPGLLALPVPEQPRPVVVPPAAPLPPVAPDPAAGPPPDGQLGLF, encoded by the coding sequence GTGTCGTCTCCCGACGAGCGCCGAGACGCCATCGCGCAGGCCGCCGCGCGGGCCCGGGGGTGCGGTCGCTGCCCGCAGCTCGCGGCCACGCGCACCCAGGTCGTGTTCGGCAGCGGCGACCCCGACGCGGACCTCCTCGTCGTCGCCGACGCCCCGGGCCGCGAGGAGGACGAGCGGGGCGTGTCGCTGCTCGGCCGTCCCCGCCGCGTGCTCGACGAGCTGCTGCGCGAGACCGGCATCGACCCGGCCGCGGTGTGGACGACCACCGCGCTGCTGTGCCGGCCCCCGGACAACCGCGACCCGGCCCCGGCGGAGCTCGAGCGGTGCCGCGCGCACCTGCTGGCCCAGGTCGAGCTCGTCGCCCCGCGGGTCGTCTGCACGCTCGGCACGGTCGCGACCCGCGTGGTGCGCGGCGTCGCCGAGCCGATCCTGCGGGTGCACGGGCGCACCGAGGTCGTCGAGCTCGCCGGCCGTCGCGTGCGCGTCCTGCCGGTCCTGCACCCGGCCGCGGCGCTCTACCGGCCGCAGACGCTCGAGCTGCTGCGCCGCGACCTCGCGCGCCTGCCCGGACTGCTGGCGCTGCCGGTGCCCGAGCAGCCCCGGCCGGTCGTCGTGCCGCCGGCGGCGCCGCTGCCGCCCGTCGCCCCGGATCCCGCGGCGGGCCCGCCGCCCGACGGTCAGCTCGGCCTGTTCTGA
- a CDS encoding Rossmann-like and DUF2520 domain-containing protein has translation METSPTSGADQGPCRCALIGAGRVGSALARALPAVGVAVHGPLGREATVPAEATVALLCVPDAEIARAAAAITPRPGLLVGHCSGATGLTALTGAGHEAFSLHPLMTVAGPDAVFAGAGAAVDGSTDAALATARELARTLGLRPVRIRDEDRVAYHAAASIASNFLVTLQDAAERLLATADADRELLVPLVRATVENWAAHGPERALTGPIARGDVATVAAQRDAVADRTPELLALFDALADATRSLADRRTVVTG, from the coding sequence ATGGAGACATCCCCCACTTCCGGGGCCGACCAGGGCCCCTGCCGCTGTGCGCTGATCGGCGCCGGCCGCGTCGGCTCCGCGCTCGCGCGGGCCCTGCCCGCCGTCGGCGTCGCCGTGCACGGCCCGCTGGGCCGGGAGGCGACCGTCCCCGCCGAGGCGACGGTCGCGCTGCTGTGCGTCCCCGACGCGGAGATCGCCCGTGCGGCCGCCGCGATCACCCCCCGCCCCGGCCTGCTCGTCGGCCACTGCTCCGGCGCGACCGGCCTCACCGCGCTGACCGGCGCCGGGCACGAGGCGTTCTCGCTCCATCCCCTGATGACGGTCGCGGGCCCGGACGCCGTCTTCGCCGGCGCGGGCGCCGCGGTCGACGGCAGCACCGACGCGGCGCTCGCCACCGCGCGCGAGCTGGCCCGGACGCTCGGCCTGCGGCCGGTCCGCATCCGCGACGAGGACCGCGTCGCCTACCACGCGGCCGCCTCGATCGCCTCGAACTTCCTCGTGACGCTGCAGGACGCCGCCGAGCGGCTGCTGGCCACCGCCGACGCCGACCGCGAGCTGCTCGTCCCGCTCGTGCGCGCCACCGTCGAGAACTGGGCCGCGCACGGCCCCGAGCGGGCGCTCACCGGCCCGATCGCCCGCGGCGACGTGGCGACCGTCGCGGCGCAGCGCGACGCCGTCGCGGACCGCACCCCGGAGCTGCTGGCGCTGTTCGACGCGCTCGCGGACGCGACCCGGTCGCTCGCCGACCGCCGGACGGTGGTGACGGGCTGA
- the panC gene encoding pantoate--beta-alanine ligase produces MRTVRTVAELRALLLPDRRAGRRIGLVPTMGALHDGHLSLLRRAAAETEVVVLSLFVNPTQFDEASDLAAYPRDEAADAALAEHAGCTVLFAPSVHEVYPDGFCTIVTVDGPLTGTLEGAHRGAEHFQGVATVVTKLLNMVGPDVAFFGQKDAQQALVIRRLVRDLDIPARIEVCPTVREADGLARSSRNVRLHGEDRDRALALRAALRAAEDAVAGGERDAAAVRDAARAAMTPFSVDPEYLAVVDPDTLVPRTAIDGDTLVAVAARVGEVRLIDNTLIPSPR; encoded by the coding sequence ATGCGCACCGTCCGGACCGTCGCCGAGCTCCGCGCGCTGCTGCTGCCCGACCGTCGGGCCGGCCGCCGCATCGGCCTCGTCCCGACGATGGGCGCGCTGCACGACGGGCACCTCTCACTGCTGCGTCGGGCCGCGGCCGAGACGGAGGTCGTCGTCCTGTCGCTGTTCGTCAACCCGACCCAGTTCGACGAGGCGTCCGACCTCGCCGCCTACCCGCGCGACGAGGCCGCCGACGCGGCCCTCGCCGAGCACGCCGGCTGCACCGTCCTGTTCGCCCCGTCGGTGCACGAGGTCTACCCCGACGGGTTCTGCACGATCGTCACGGTCGACGGTCCGCTCACCGGCACGCTCGAGGGCGCGCACCGCGGCGCCGAGCACTTCCAAGGCGTCGCGACGGTCGTCACCAAGCTGCTGAACATGGTCGGGCCCGACGTTGCGTTCTTCGGCCAGAAGGACGCGCAGCAGGCGCTCGTCATCCGCCGCCTCGTGCGCGACCTCGACATCCCGGCGCGCATCGAGGTCTGCCCGACCGTCCGCGAGGCCGACGGCCTCGCGCGCTCGAGCCGCAACGTCCGCCTGCACGGCGAGGACCGTGACCGCGCGCTCGCGCTGCGCGCCGCCCTGCGTGCCGCCGAGGACGCGGTCGCCGGCGGCGAGCGCGACGCCGCCGCGGTGCGCGACGCCGCCCGCGCGGCCATGACCCCCTTCTCCGTCGACCCCGAGTACCTCGCGGTGGTCGATCCCGACACCCTCGTCCCCCGGACGGCGATCGACGGCGACACGCTCGTCGCGGTGGCCGCACGGGTCGGCGAGGTCCGACTCATCGACAACACCCTCATCCCCTCTCCCCGTTGA
- the panD gene encoding aspartate 1-decarboxylase, translating to MQRVMLKSKIHRATISDSDLHYVGSITIDADLLDEANILEHEQVHVVDVDNGARFETYTIAGERGSGVMQVNGAAARLVHKGDTIIVISYGQYDEADLEHYEPRVVHVEKGTNRVIDVDTAVATLLT from the coding sequence ATGCAGCGCGTGATGCTGAAGTCGAAGATCCACCGGGCGACCATCTCGGACAGCGATCTGCACTACGTCGGGTCGATCACGATCGACGCCGACCTGCTGGACGAGGCGAACATCCTGGAGCACGAGCAGGTCCACGTCGTGGACGTCGACAACGGCGCCCGCTTCGAGACCTACACGATCGCCGGCGAGCGGGGCTCGGGCGTCATGCAGGTCAACGGCGCCGCCGCCCGCCTCGTGCACAAGGGCGACACGATCATCGTCATCTCCTACGGGCAGTACGACGAGGCCGACCTGGAGCACTACGAGCCCCGCGTCGTCCACGTCGAGAAGGGCACCAACCGCGTCATCGACGTCGACACCGCCGTCGCGACCCTGCTCACCTGA
- the panB gene encoding 3-methyl-2-oxobutanoate hydroxymethyltransferase, with protein MSTFPQVSVPADASRLPVTLPRLMEKRALGEPIVMVTAYDYPSAVAVDRAGVDVVLVGDSGAMTVLGYDSTVPVSLDEILMLAKATRRGLKTPFLVGDLPFGSYEISDEQAVATAMRFVKEAGCDAVKLEGGGPTSVARARAIVSAGIPVMGHVGLTPQTATALGGYKAQGKSALAAERVARESFALQQAGCFSIVFEAIPSAVAEMIHERLEIPVIGIGAGPNVDGQVLVFHDLLGIREGRGAKFVQRYADLLDDMAAGVGAYAEDVRTGRYPGPEHGYAIEPVELAELRERL; from the coding sequence ATGTCCACCTTCCCGCAGGTCTCCGTCCCGGCCGACGCGTCGCGGCTGCCGGTCACGCTCCCCCGGCTCATGGAGAAGCGCGCGCTCGGCGAGCCGATCGTCATGGTCACCGCCTACGACTACCCGTCGGCGGTCGCGGTCGACCGGGCCGGCGTCGACGTCGTCCTGGTCGGTGACAGCGGCGCGATGACCGTCCTGGGCTACGACTCGACGGTCCCGGTCTCGCTCGACGAGATCCTCATGCTGGCCAAGGCCACGCGCCGCGGCCTGAAGACGCCGTTCCTCGTGGGCGACCTGCCGTTCGGGTCCTACGAGATCAGCGACGAGCAGGCTGTCGCGACCGCGATGCGGTTCGTCAAGGAGGCGGGCTGCGACGCGGTGAAGCTCGAGGGCGGCGGCCCGACCTCGGTCGCGCGCGCCCGGGCGATCGTGTCAGCCGGCATCCCGGTGATGGGCCACGTCGGCCTGACGCCGCAGACCGCGACCGCCCTGGGCGGCTACAAGGCGCAGGGCAAGAGCGCGCTGGCCGCCGAGCGCGTCGCGCGAGAGTCGTTCGCGCTGCAGCAGGCGGGCTGCTTCTCGATCGTCTTCGAGGCGATCCCGAGCGCGGTCGCGGAGATGATCCACGAGCGGCTCGAGATCCCGGTGATCGGGATCGGGGCCGGCCCGAACGTCGACGGTCAGGTGCTCGTGTTCCACGACCTGCTCGGCATCCGCGAGGGGCGCGGCGCGAAGTTCGTGCAGCGCTACGCGGACCTGCTGGACGACATGGCGGCGGGCGTCGGCGCCTACGCGGAGGACGTGCGGACCGGCCGCTACCCGGGTCCGGAGCACGGCTACGCGATCGAGCCGGTCGAGCTCGCGGAGCTGCGCGAGCGCCTCTAG
- a CDS encoding DUF47 domain-containing protein, producing the protein MARLSSIFAPKDREFFDMFEEAAVNGVRAADLLDQMLRGWPDTADLAREILICEQNGDRITHDIIKRINETFVTPIDREDILELASKLDDIVDHTEEVADMLGLYKIEAPMEQAQRLSHILLQSTRQLAEAMPRMRDFQDINHYTVEVNRLENDGDRISRDAIASLFDGGIDPMVVIRWKDIFDGLEAAIDATEHVANTLEGIVIKNA; encoded by the coding sequence ATGGCGCGACTGTCCTCCATCTTCGCCCCCAAGGACCGCGAGTTCTTCGACATGTTCGAGGAGGCCGCCGTCAACGGGGTGCGGGCCGCCGACCTGCTCGACCAGATGCTGCGCGGCTGGCCGGACACGGCCGACCTCGCGCGCGAGATCCTCATCTGCGAGCAGAACGGGGACCGGATCACGCACGACATCATCAAGCGGATCAACGAGACGTTCGTCACCCCGATCGACCGGGAGGACATCCTCGAGCTCGCCTCCAAGCTCGACGACATCGTCGACCACACGGAGGAGGTCGCCGACATGCTGGGCCTCTACAAGATCGAGGCCCCGATGGAGCAGGCCCAGCGCCTCTCCCACATCCTGCTGCAGTCCACGCGCCAGCTCGCGGAGGCGATGCCGCGGATGCGCGACTTCCAGGACATCAACCACTACACCGTCGAGGTCAACCGCCTCGAGAACGACGGGGACCGCATCTCGCGCGACGCGATCGCGTCCCTGTTCGACGGCGGCATCGACCCGATGGTCGTGATCCGCTGGAAGGACATCTTCGACGGTCTCGAGGCCGCGATCGACGCCACCGAGCACGTCGCGAACACGCTCGAGGGCATCGTCATCAAGAACGCGTGA
- a CDS encoding inorganic phosphate transporter has protein sequence MDGDIILVIVIVTALAFDFTNGFHDTANVVATAISTRAVAPRAAVAFAAILNFIGAFLSLEVAATVGKAIVEADAITPTIVFAGLVGAIAWNIATWWFGLPSSSSHALIGGLVGAAFAAKGPDAILGEGLLGKVVIPAFVAPILAFLVAGLSILLVYRIVGRLRPGPVTRGFKAGQLLSGGLLALSHGTNDAQKTMGIITLALVAHGDIPADDFHVPFWVVFASASAIALGTYSGGWRIIKTLGTKIIKMDSAQGFSAQGAGAAVILAASHAGYPLSTTHTISGAVMGAGAAKRLSAVRWGVAGNMVLAWVLTIPAAGLIGGASYGLTAIFGDGAVGPVIVMTLLVISLSVVFAKRAEGKHA, from the coding sequence ATGGACGGCGACATCATCCTCGTCATCGTCATCGTCACGGCGCTGGCGTTCGACTTCACCAACGGCTTCCACGACACCGCCAACGTCGTGGCCACCGCGATCTCCACGCGCGCGGTCGCCCCCCGGGCCGCCGTCGCGTTCGCGGCGATCCTGAACTTCATCGGCGCGTTCCTGTCCCTCGAGGTCGCGGCGACCGTCGGCAAGGCGATCGTCGAGGCGGACGCGATCACCCCGACGATCGTGTTCGCCGGCCTCGTCGGCGCGATCGCGTGGAACATCGCGACCTGGTGGTTCGGGCTGCCGTCGAGCTCCTCCCACGCGCTGATCGGCGGCCTCGTCGGCGCCGCGTTCGCCGCGAAGGGCCCCGACGCGATCCTCGGCGAGGGGCTGCTCGGCAAGGTCGTCATCCCCGCGTTCGTCGCGCCGATCCTCGCGTTCCTCGTCGCCGGGCTGTCGATCCTGCTCGTCTACCGCATCGTCGGGCGGCTGCGGCCCGGCCCCGTGACCCGGGGCTTCAAGGCGGGCCAGCTGCTCTCCGGCGGTCTGCTCGCGCTCTCGCACGGCACCAACGACGCACAGAAGACGATGGGCATCATCACGCTCGCGCTGGTCGCGCACGGGGACATCCCCGCCGACGACTTCCACGTGCCCTTCTGGGTGGTGTTCGCGAGCGCCAGCGCGATCGCGCTGGGCACCTACTCGGGCGGCTGGCGGATCATCAAGACGCTCGGCACGAAGATCATCAAGATGGACTCCGCCCAGGGCTTCTCCGCCCAGGGGGCCGGCGCCGCGGTGATCCTCGCCGCCTCGCACGCGGGCTACCCGCTGTCGACGACGCACACGATCTCCGGCGCGGTGATGGGCGCAGGCGCGGCGAAGCGGCTGAGCGCGGTGCGCTGGGGCGTCGCCGGGAACATGGTGCTCGCCTGGGTGCTGACGATCCCCGCGGCCGGCCTGATCGGCGGCGCCTCCTACGGGCTGACCGCGATCTTCGGCGACGGCGCGGTCGGTCCCGTGATCGTGATGACGCTGCTCGTCATCTCCCTGTCGGTGGTGTTCGCCAAGCGCGCGGAGGGCAAGCACGCATGA
- a CDS encoding acyltransferase produces the protein MTRAQAVLWLQKLRYYRGDRLPWRIARLHAELARRECFAKGPLHGEALAMLREGRLTLGPHVLFEPGVWLTGSGTITIGTGTFLNLGVQVAAVDRVEIGAHCMFANGCLVTDGNHRFDDLEKPVPWQGFTSKGPTVVGDNVWCGANVVITSGVTIGERCVIGANSVVTTDLPPFSIAAGAPAKVLKTVEASAN, from the coding sequence ATGACCCGTGCGCAGGCCGTGCTGTGGCTGCAGAAGCTCCGCTACTACCGCGGGGACCGCCTGCCCTGGCGCATCGCCCGGCTCCACGCCGAGCTGGCGCGCCGGGAGTGCTTCGCGAAGGGGCCGCTGCACGGCGAGGCGCTGGCGATGCTCCGCGAGGGGCGCCTGACGCTCGGGCCGCACGTCCTCTTCGAGCCGGGGGTGTGGCTCACCGGGAGCGGCACGATCACGATCGGGACCGGCACCTTCCTCAACCTCGGGGTGCAGGTCGCGGCGGTCGACCGGGTCGAGATCGGCGCCCACTGCATGTTCGCCAACGGCTGCCTCGTCACCGACGGCAACCACCGCTTCGACGACCTCGAGAAGCCCGTGCCGTGGCAGGGCTTCACCAGCAAGGGGCCGACCGTCGTCGGCGACAACGTCTGGTGCGGCGCGAACGTCGTGATCACCAGCGGCGTCACGATCGGGGAGCGCTGCGTCATCGGCGCCAACAGCGTCGTGACCACGGATCTGCCGCCGTTCTCGATCGCGGCGGGCGCCCCCGCGAAGGTCCTGAAGACGGTGGAAGCCTCCGCAAACTGA